The Granulicella sibirica genome has a segment encoding these proteins:
- the sdhA gene encoding succinate dehydrogenase flavoprotein subunit — protein MAAGPRIIVVGGGLAGLAAVIKIAEAGGTVDLFSIVPVKRSHSVCAQGGINAAKDLKGEGDSVLKHFDDTIYGGDFLANQTPVKQMTAQGPAIIDLLDRMGVPFNRTPEGLLDFRRFGGTLYQRTAFAGATTGQQLLYALDEQVRRYEAEGKVTKYEGWEFLSAVLDSKGACRGIAAMDLRSMETKTFPADAIIVCTGGNGAIFGKSTNSVVCTGSAQSALYQQGAFYANGEFIQVHPTAIPGEDKLRLMSESARGEGGRVWVPKDKNDKRLARSIPEGERWYFLEEWYPKYGNLVPRDVATRAIFKVVYEHGMGIDGQPMVYLDLTHLPAARLNKLEGILEIYEKFVGDNPREVPMKIFPGMHYTMGGLWVDFNQQTNVPGVFAAGEADYSIHGANRLGANSLLSCIYGGFVAGPNAMAYAKALPAMEGDGGHAAELQRQKEKNDALLSSTGTENPFKIWRELGETMTKHATIIRYNAGLDEADAKIVELLARYKNINLSDKSQWANTSFAFTRQLYNMLELGRVIVQGARLRDESRGAHYKPDFPERNDEKFLKTTKAGFKDGAPAFEFEEVDISHITPRARNYAATA, from the coding sequence ATGGCGGCAGGTCCACGGATTATCGTTGTTGGCGGCGGGCTCGCGGGGCTCGCGGCTGTGATCAAGATCGCCGAGGCTGGTGGGACGGTTGATTTGTTTTCGATCGTGCCGGTGAAGCGGTCGCACTCGGTGTGCGCTCAGGGCGGAATCAATGCGGCGAAGGATCTGAAGGGCGAGGGAGACAGCGTCCTGAAGCACTTCGATGACACGATCTATGGCGGAGATTTCCTTGCCAACCAGACGCCGGTGAAGCAGATGACGGCGCAGGGTCCGGCGATCATCGATCTGCTGGATCGCATGGGTGTGCCGTTCAATCGCACGCCGGAAGGACTGCTGGATTTTCGGCGGTTCGGTGGGACGCTCTACCAGCGGACGGCGTTTGCTGGCGCTACAACCGGGCAGCAGCTTTTGTATGCGCTGGATGAGCAGGTTCGCCGATATGAGGCTGAGGGTAAGGTAACGAAGTACGAGGGCTGGGAGTTTCTTTCGGCTGTGCTGGACTCGAAGGGCGCATGCCGTGGGATCGCCGCGATGGATCTGCGGTCGATGGAGACGAAGACGTTTCCTGCGGACGCGATCATCGTTTGCACCGGTGGGAACGGGGCTATTTTCGGTAAGTCGACTAACTCGGTGGTGTGTACCGGGTCGGCTCAGTCGGCGCTATACCAGCAGGGTGCTTTCTATGCGAATGGAGAGTTCATCCAGGTGCATCCTACTGCCATTCCTGGGGAAGACAAGCTGAGGTTGATGTCGGAGTCGGCGCGTGGCGAGGGTGGGCGCGTCTGGGTTCCGAAGGATAAGAACGATAAGAGGCTGGCGCGGTCGATTCCTGAGGGAGAGCGCTGGTACTTCCTCGAAGAGTGGTATCCAAAGTACGGGAACCTTGTGCCGCGCGATGTGGCTACACGCGCGATCTTCAAGGTGGTGTATGAGCATGGGATGGGGATCGATGGGCAGCCGATGGTGTATCTCGACCTGACCCATCTGCCTGCGGCGCGGTTGAATAAGCTGGAAGGCATTCTCGAGATCTACGAGAAGTTCGTTGGGGATAACCCGCGCGAAGTGCCGATGAAGATCTTCCCCGGCATGCACTACACGATGGGCGGGCTATGGGTGGACTTCAACCAGCAGACGAATGTTCCGGGCGTGTTTGCGGCGGGTGAGGCGGATTACTCGATCCATGGAGCGAATAGGCTTGGGGCTAACTCGCTGCTGTCGTGTATCTATGGCGGATTTGTCGCGGGACCGAATGCGATGGCTTATGCGAAGGCATTGCCTGCGATGGAAGGCGATGGCGGGCATGCGGCGGAGTTACAGAGGCAGAAGGAAAAGAATGACGCCCTACTGAGCTCGACCGGGACAGAGAATCCGTTCAAGATATGGCGTGAGCTTGGGGAGACGATGACCAAGCATGCCACGATCATTCGGTATAACGCGGGGCTCGATGAGGCGGATGCGAAGATCGTCGAGTTACTGGCGCGGTATAAGAACATCAATCTTTCCGATAAGAGCCAGTGGGCGAATACGAGCTTTGCGTTCACGCGGCAGCTTTACAACATGTTGGAGCTTGGGCGCGTGATTGTGCAGGGAGCGCGGCTGCGGGATGAATCGCGCGGGGCGCATTACAAGCCTGATTTTCCGGAGCGCAATGACGAGAAGTTCCTCAAGACGACGAAGGCCGGGTTCAAGGATGGCGCGCCGGCGTTCGAGTTTGAAGAGGTCGATATCAGCCACATCACACCGCGGGCACGTAACTATGCGGCAACGGCATAA
- a CDS encoding non-canonical purine NTP pyrophosphatase — translation MSDVRLYVATSNAGKMRDFVAGSGGRVRLEPLPGLKDVAAPAEDEETFEGNAGVKARYYSLMAPGEMVIADDSGLEVDALGGAPGVRSARYAEDMGFAGPAGASVDERNNFCLLEALAGVTERAGRYRCALAAAKDGVVLWGASGSLEGSLLDLARGLGGFGYDPYFYVGELGKTMAEMGAEERLALSHRGKALTALLDAMGM, via the coding sequence ATGAGTGATGTGCGGCTTTATGTGGCTACTTCGAATGCGGGCAAGATGCGGGATTTTGTTGCGGGGTCGGGTGGGCGGGTGAGGCTTGAGCCGTTGCCGGGGCTGAAGGATGTGGCGGCTCCGGCGGAGGACGAGGAGACGTTTGAGGGGAACGCGGGGGTGAAGGCGAGGTACTACTCGCTGATGGCGCCGGGGGAGATGGTGATTGCGGATGACTCGGGGCTGGAGGTGGATGCGCTGGGCGGGGCGCCGGGGGTGAGGTCGGCGCGGTACGCCGAGGATATGGGGTTCGCGGGGCCGGCGGGGGCTTCGGTGGATGAGCGGAATAATTTTTGCCTGCTGGAGGCTCTGGCTGGAGTGACGGAGCGTGCGGGAAGGTATCGGTGCGCGCTGGCGGCGGCAAAGGATGGGGTGGTGCTTTGGGGGGCCTCGGGGAGCCTTGAGGGGAGCTTGTTGGACTTGGCGCGTGGGTTGGGTGGGTTTGGGTACGATCCGTATTTTTATGTGGGGGAGTTAGGGAAGACGATGGCGGAGATGGGGGCGGAGGAGAGGCTCGCGTTAAGCCATCGGGGGAAGGCGCTCACGGCTTTGCTGGATGCGATGGGGATGTAG
- a CDS encoding heavy metal translocating P-type ATPase — MSAMEQITLPIGGMTCAACQHHVEVALREVPGVGSAEVNLLANKAMVTYDPAAVRLEALLGAVAEAGYEASLPAEDAGEAVSEDREPHLKLRAGLALAAAVVAMVVSMSLMGGGGASAGVARWFLLVLTVAVMGFVSPQTYSRAWSAARYGSTNMNTLVAIGTLAAFGYSLAATAFPGAFERVGLAPDVYFEAVVFILAFLLLGSVLDARARRRATDALRGFAGLRPETALLVRDGVEREVGLAEVLAGDLVTVRAGDRVPVDGVVIGGRSAVDQSLLTGESVPVMRSVGDEVIGGTINLDGPLTVRATNVGAAGVLAQMQRLLEQAQTSRAPMQRMADRASAVFVPVVLGLAAATFLVWMGVGGFGVRMLPRAVSAAVAVLVIACPCAMGLAVPAAVTVAIGRAAQRGTLIKGGEALERLARVDVIGLDKTGTLTVGEPRIVGVRFADGISEAEGQRFLEIAAGLEARVNHPLARAVVRYVGGSVDIDDVAVEPGMGVSGSVGGLRVVLGNDAMLAEAGVRVAEPGARATLVHLAVDGKHVLTLQAEDVVRDSAALALGELRGLGVAVHMLTGDRVEAAASVAGELGIVGDAVHAGLLPAGKMEFIRAMQGAGHRVAMAGDGTNDAAALAQADAGFAIGSGTDLAREAGDIVLMSPSGSLALTAIPDAIRLARRAVRTMKQNLWWATIYNILGLPVAAGVLYPHFHVLLSPVLASAAMALSSTSVLVNSLRLRRFQ, encoded by the coding sequence ATGAGCGCCATGGAACAGATCACGCTGCCTATTGGGGGGATGACGTGTGCTGCCTGCCAGCATCACGTGGAGGTGGCGCTGCGTGAGGTTCCTGGGGTTGGGTCGGCTGAGGTGAACCTGCTGGCGAACAAGGCCATGGTGACGTATGACCCGGCTGCGGTTCGTCTGGAGGCGCTGCTGGGGGCGGTGGCGGAGGCAGGATATGAGGCTTCGCTGCCTGCTGAAGATGCCGGCGAGGCGGTGAGTGAGGATCGGGAGCCTCATCTGAAGCTTCGGGCGGGGTTGGCGCTTGCGGCGGCCGTGGTGGCGATGGTGGTGTCGATGTCGCTGATGGGCGGCGGGGGTGCCTCGGCGGGTGTGGCTCGGTGGTTTCTGCTTGTGCTGACTGTGGCGGTGATGGGGTTTGTGAGTCCGCAGACATATTCGCGGGCTTGGTCGGCGGCGCGGTATGGGTCGACAAATATGAATACGCTGGTGGCGATCGGGACGCTGGCGGCGTTTGGGTATTCGCTGGCGGCGACGGCGTTTCCGGGGGCGTTCGAGCGGGTGGGGCTGGCTCCGGATGTTTACTTTGAGGCGGTGGTGTTCATCCTGGCGTTTCTTCTGCTGGGGTCGGTCCTGGATGCGCGTGCGCGACGGCGGGCTACGGATGCGCTGCGTGGGTTCGCGGGGCTGAGGCCGGAGACGGCTTTGCTGGTTCGGGACGGGGTGGAGCGGGAGGTTGGGCTGGCGGAGGTGCTGGCGGGGGATCTGGTTACGGTGAGGGCGGGAGACCGGGTTCCGGTGGATGGGGTTGTCATAGGCGGGCGATCGGCGGTGGATCAATCGCTGCTGACGGGCGAGTCGGTGCCGGTGATGAGGTCGGTGGGGGATGAGGTGATCGGGGGGACGATCAACCTGGATGGACCGCTGACGGTGAGGGCTACGAATGTTGGAGCAGCGGGGGTGCTGGCGCAGATGCAGAGGCTGCTGGAGCAGGCGCAGACGAGCCGGGCTCCTATGCAGAGGATGGCGGATCGGGCTTCGGCGGTGTTTGTGCCGGTGGTGCTTGGGCTCGCAGCGGCGACGTTCCTCGTATGGATGGGGGTGGGTGGGTTTGGAGTGAGGATGCTGCCGAGGGCGGTGTCGGCGGCGGTTGCGGTGCTGGTGATTGCTTGTCCGTGCGCGATGGGGCTGGCGGTACCGGCGGCGGTGACGGTGGCGATTGGGAGAGCGGCGCAGCGGGGGACGCTGATCAAGGGTGGGGAAGCGCTGGAGCGGCTGGCTCGAGTGGATGTGATTGGGCTGGATAAGACGGGGACGCTGACGGTGGGCGAACCGCGGATTGTTGGGGTGCGGTTTGCGGATGGGATCTCCGAGGCTGAGGGACAGCGGTTTCTGGAGATTGCGGCGGGGCTAGAGGCGCGGGTGAATCATCCGCTGGCTCGGGCAGTGGTGCGGTATGTGGGTGGATCGGTTGATATTGACGATGTTGCGGTAGAGCCGGGGATGGGTGTTTCGGGGAGCGTTGGTGGCTTGCGGGTTGTGTTGGGAAATGACGCCATGCTGGCGGAGGCTGGGGTTCGGGTGGCGGAGCCTGGTGCGCGAGCGACGTTGGTGCATCTGGCGGTTGATGGGAAGCATGTGTTGACCTTGCAGGCAGAGGATGTGGTCAGGGACTCGGCTGCGCTGGCGTTGGGAGAACTGCGGGGGCTTGGGGTTGCAGTGCACATGCTGACCGGGGATCGGGTGGAGGCGGCCGCGTCTGTAGCGGGGGAGCTCGGGATCGTGGGGGATGCGGTGCATGCGGGGCTGCTTCCGGCGGGGAAGATGGAGTTTATCCGGGCGATGCAGGGGGCGGGGCATCGGGTGGCGATGGCGGGAGACGGAACGAACGATGCGGCGGCGCTGGCACAGGCGGATGCAGGATTTGCGATTGGGTCGGGAACGGACCTGGCGCGGGAGGCCGGGGATATTGTCCTGATGAGTCCTTCGGGATCGCTTGCGCTGACGGCGATTCCGGATGCGATCCGGCTGGCGCGGCGGGCGGTGCGGACAATGAAGCAGAACCTGTGGTGGGCGACGATCTACAACATCCTTGGGCTGCCGGTTGCGGCGGGGGTTTTGTATCCGCACTTTCATGTTTTGCTGAGTCCGGTGCTGGCTTCGGCTGCGATGGCACTTTCGAGCACGAGTGTGCTGGTGAACTCGCTGCGGCTTCGTCGATTTCAATAA
- a CDS encoding tetratricopeptide repeat protein, translated as MWAFIWAMGSPEGVMLGGAQTYTDRMPDVSADVLFHEGLDCMAAGDLDGAIVRLREALGAEPGHRDATHGLIRALDQAGRGDEALGVVQALIAAEPEDVLARTSLSMIYQRMGMVPEAEKAALEAKLLDWKRQLKDGGDE; from the coding sequence GTGTGGGCTTTCATCTGGGCCATGGGCTCTCCTGAGGGTGTGATGCTGGGTGGGGCTCAGACTTATACTGACAGGATGCCGGATGTGTCCGCGGATGTGCTGTTCCATGAAGGGCTCGACTGCATGGCGGCGGGGGATCTCGATGGGGCGATCGTTCGTTTGCGGGAGGCGTTAGGGGCGGAGCCCGGGCATCGGGATGCGACGCATGGGTTGATACGAGCTCTGGACCAGGCGGGGCGCGGGGATGAGGCGCTTGGGGTGGTTCAGGCATTGATTGCAGCGGAGCCTGAGGATGTGCTGGCGCGGACTAGCTTGTCCATGATCTACCAGAGGATGGGGATGGTGCCGGAGGCGGAGAAGGCGGCGCTCGAGGCGAAGCTGTTGGACTGGAAGAGGCAGCTAAAGGATGGTGGGGATGAGTGA
- a CDS encoding flagellin: MSLGVLSNVAATYAQNNLNQTQASLQTVLQQLSSGSRINTGSDDAAGLSIASGLAANQAALTQSVQNASQGVSLLQTADGALSQVTSLLNRATTLATEASTGTLTTAQSADADAEFQNILAEIGNIGSGANFNSINVLTAATTNIVVTDGSAAGLTTIAAKTGVLTTASVGTATGGGAGIDLSSSVLTSQSSAAAALIKITDAIGDISNQRGTIGATVNQLTAAGNVASTEEVNLQSAYSAVTATNYGQATSQLANLQVLSQTGIAALAQANAVQQEILKLVQ, encoded by the coding sequence ATGTCATTGGGCGTCCTTTCAAACGTTGCCGCCACCTACGCACAAAACAACCTTAACCAGACTCAGGCGAGTCTCCAGACCGTCCTCCAGCAGCTCTCCTCCGGTTCGCGCATCAACACCGGCTCCGACGATGCCGCCGGTCTCTCCATCGCCAGCGGTCTGGCCGCAAATCAGGCTGCCCTTACGCAATCCGTCCAGAACGCCAGCCAGGGTGTCAGCCTCCTGCAGACCGCCGATGGCGCGCTCTCGCAGGTCACCAGCCTCCTCAACCGCGCCACCACGCTGGCCACCGAAGCCTCGACCGGAACCCTCACCACCGCCCAGTCCGCCGATGCCGACGCCGAGTTCCAGAACATCCTCGCTGAGATCGGGAACATCGGCAGCGGTGCCAACTTCAACAGCATCAACGTCCTCACCGCCGCCACCACCAACATCGTCGTAACCGACGGCTCAGCCGCTGGCCTGACCACCATCGCGGCCAAGACCGGCGTTCTCACCACCGCGAGCGTCGGAACCGCGACAGGAGGCGGTGCTGGCATCGACCTCAGCTCCTCGGTCCTCACGTCGCAAAGTTCCGCTGCCGCCGCGCTCATCAAGATCACCGATGCGATCGGCGACATCTCCAACCAGCGCGGAACGATTGGCGCAACCGTCAACCAGCTCACCGCTGCCGGAAACGTCGCCAGCACCGAGGAGGTCAACCTCCAGTCGGCCTACAGCGCCGTCACCGCCACCAACTACGGCCAGGCCACCAGTCAGCTCGCCAACCTTCAGGTGCTCAGCCAGACCGGTATCGCCGCGCTCGCCCAGGCGAATGCTGTCCAACAGGAGATCCTCAAGCTCGTTCAGTAA
- a CDS encoding flagellar motor protein MotB: MSKKKHPEHVNHERWLVSYADFITLLFAFFVVLFASGQSDKRKQVELSRAMQTAFTQMGIFDRKSIQPSISDSSGGNDLDKPTPLGSPMPTEEQVQIAAKAAIDQEKRLREALSAKALTGNMPDQSVLLKSTAEGLVISLREAGFFGSGSAEVREESMPLLFQLAASMPEGAVRVEGHTDNVPIHTSQFPSNWELSGARAAAIARVLLEHGHVKPAEMATEGLAEFHPVASNGAEAGRALNRRVDVIVLRRPIVAKEASISAAPAEGPKMENTKMENTKVESPKVKLP; the protein is encoded by the coding sequence ATGAGCAAGAAGAAGCATCCTGAGCACGTAAACCATGAGCGATGGCTGGTTTCCTATGCGGACTTTATTACGCTTCTGTTCGCGTTCTTCGTGGTGCTGTTTGCTTCGGGGCAATCGGACAAGAGGAAGCAGGTGGAGTTGTCGCGGGCGATGCAGACGGCGTTCACGCAGATGGGGATCTTCGATCGGAAGTCGATACAGCCTTCGATCTCGGATTCGTCCGGTGGGAATGACCTGGACAAGCCGACTCCGCTTGGATCTCCCATGCCGACCGAGGAGCAGGTACAGATTGCGGCGAAGGCTGCCATCGATCAGGAGAAGAGGCTGAGAGAGGCTTTATCGGCGAAGGCGCTGACAGGGAATATGCCGGACCAGAGTGTGTTGTTGAAGAGCACCGCGGAGGGTCTGGTGATTTCGCTGCGGGAGGCGGGGTTCTTTGGTTCGGGGTCGGCGGAGGTGCGTGAGGAGTCGATGCCTTTGCTGTTTCAGCTTGCAGCGTCGATGCCGGAGGGGGCGGTGCGTGTGGAAGGGCACACGGATAACGTGCCGATCCACACTTCGCAGTTTCCGAGTAACTGGGAGTTATCGGGAGCGCGAGCCGCAGCGATTGCGCGGGTGCTGCTGGAGCATGGGCATGTGAAGCCCGCGGAGATGGCTACTGAAGGGCTGGCGGAGTTTCATCCGGTGGCTTCGAACGGTGCTGAGGCTGGGCGGGCTCTGAACCGGCGCGTCGATGTGATTGTGTTGCGTCGGCCGATCGTCGCGAAAGAAGCTTCTATTTCTGCTGCACCGGCTGAAGGCCCGAAGATGGAGAACACGAAGATGGAGAACACGAAGGTGGAGAGCCCGAAGGTAAAGCTTCCTTGA
- a CDS encoding secondary thiamine-phosphate synthase enzyme YjbQ, whose product MAQMKAHTEYLTFNTKDRYEMVHITPEVEQIVRRSGIDDGLCFVSPMHITAAIYVNDHEDGLIEDISTWLEKLAPAWPGYKHHRTGEDNADAHLKALLLHHETTLPITKGRLDLGRWQRIFYAEFDGQRSKRVIVKILGIEAQ is encoded by the coding sequence ATGGCCCAGATGAAAGCCCACACCGAATACCTCACCTTCAACACGAAGGATCGCTACGAGATGGTCCACATCACCCCGGAAGTCGAGCAGATCGTCCGCCGCTCCGGCATCGACGACGGCCTCTGCTTCGTCTCGCCCATGCACATCACCGCAGCCATCTACGTCAACGATCACGAAGACGGCCTCATCGAAGACATCAGCACCTGGCTCGAAAAGCTCGCCCCCGCCTGGCCCGGCTATAAGCACCACCGCACCGGCGAAGACAACGCCGACGCCCACCTCAAGGCCCTGCTGCTCCACCACGAAACCACCCTGCCAATCACAAAAGGTCGCCTCGACCTCGGCCGCTGGCAGCGCATCTTCTACGCCGAGTTCGACGGTCAACGCTCGAAGCGCGTCATCGTAAAGATCCTGGGCATCGAAGCGCAATGA
- a CDS encoding flagellar FlbD family protein, with amino-acid sequence MIELTRLNGSLLAVNCDLIRYAESAPDTLLTLITGEKLVVLEPCDVVARKVLEYRAKVLRAAWPDAAGALIARHAWDVNNIVRAANEDE; translated from the coding sequence ATGATCGAACTGACACGGTTGAATGGGAGTCTGCTGGCGGTGAACTGCGACCTGATCCGGTATGCGGAGTCTGCTCCGGACACGCTGTTGACCTTGATCACGGGCGAGAAGCTGGTTGTGCTGGAGCCATGCGATGTGGTGGCGCGGAAGGTGCTCGAGTACAGGGCGAAGGTACTGCGCGCGGCGTGGCCGGATGCGGCAGGAGCGCTGATTGCGCGGCACGCGTGGGACGTCAACAATATTGTGCGCGCGGCGAACGAAGACGAGTAA
- a CDS encoding heavy-metal-associated domain-containing protein: MVQTLKIENMHCGACVRRVTMALNKIPGTEAEEVQIGAARVKTEAAPEVVLAALAKAGYPAQAE, translated from the coding sequence ATGGTACAGACGTTGAAGATCGAGAATATGCACTGCGGGGCTTGCGTGCGGCGGGTGACGATGGCGCTGAACAAGATTCCGGGGACAGAGGCGGAAGAGGTGCAGATCGGCGCGGCGCGGGTGAAGACGGAGGCTGCGCCGGAGGTGGTGCTTGCAGCGCTGGCGAAGGCGGGTTACCCGGCGCAGGCCGAATGA
- the sdhB gene encoding succinate dehydrogenase iron-sulfur subunit, with amino-acid sequence MATAGRTIKVEIKRQATPDSGAVTEKFEIPYRANMNITSLLGEIALNPTTTEGKATTPVAYDSNCLEEICGSCAMLINGKARMACSALVDKLEQPITLAPLSKFPVVRDLAVDRSVLFENLKAVKAWVPVDGTYDLGSGPRQFPQLQEELYPLSNCISCTICMEVCPQFNDATGFVGAATIAQVKLFNNNPTGKVLKEERLRALAGDGGVQECGYAQNCVQACPKQLPLTEAISDVSRDVIVQQLKDFFTH; translated from the coding sequence ATGGCTACTGCGGGTCGCACGATCAAGGTTGAAATCAAGCGCCAGGCCACGCCGGACAGCGGGGCGGTGACGGAGAAGTTCGAGATTCCGTACCGGGCGAACATGAACATCACGTCGCTGCTTGGAGAGATTGCGCTGAACCCGACGACGACGGAGGGAAAAGCAACGACACCGGTTGCGTATGACTCGAACTGCCTGGAGGAGATCTGCGGGTCGTGCGCGATGCTGATCAACGGCAAGGCGCGGATGGCATGCTCGGCGCTTGTGGACAAGCTGGAGCAGCCGATCACTCTGGCTCCGTTGTCGAAGTTTCCGGTGGTGCGAGATCTTGCTGTGGACCGGTCGGTGCTGTTCGAGAATCTGAAAGCGGTGAAGGCGTGGGTTCCGGTGGATGGGACGTATGACCTTGGGTCAGGTCCGAGGCAGTTTCCGCAGTTGCAGGAAGAGCTTTATCCGCTGTCAAATTGCATCTCGTGCACGATCTGCATGGAGGTCTGCCCGCAGTTCAACGATGCTACGGGGTTCGTTGGGGCGGCTACGATTGCACAGGTGAAGCTCTTCAACAACAACCCTACGGGGAAGGTGCTGAAGGAAGAACGGCTTCGGGCGCTGGCGGGAGATGGCGGTGTGCAGGAGTGTGGATATGCGCAGAACTGCGTCCAGGCCTGCCCGAAGCAGTTGCCGTTGACGGAGGCGATCTCGGATGTGAGCCGGGATGTGATCGTGCAGCAGTTGAAGGACTTCTTTACTCATTAG
- a CDS encoding flagellar motor protein, giving the protein MDIASFGGLALAIAGILAGMMIEGGSIGQITQPTAAMIVVGGTAGAVMLQFPMFIFIAALKQGAKVFFAGGADGEAIVTQLVEFANKARKSGIVSLDADLGTVSDPFLKQALMLAVDGTEPSEVRKIMQLELDNKSEIEEKIPAVFEAAGGYSPTVGIIGAVLGLIQVMQHLDNIDEVGRGIATAFVATIYGVAMANLICLPAAGKLKFRHREETMIKEMMLEGVVSILEGMNPRMIETKLRTYLFEHKPAPATGKVAEATA; this is encoded by the coding sequence ATGGATATCGCCAGCTTCGGTGGATTAGCGCTCGCAATCGCGGGCATTCTCGCCGGCATGATGATCGAAGGTGGAAGCATCGGGCAGATTACGCAGCCTACGGCGGCGATGATCGTGGTGGGTGGGACGGCGGGTGCGGTGATGCTGCAGTTTCCGATGTTCATCTTTATCGCGGCGCTGAAGCAGGGTGCGAAGGTGTTCTTCGCCGGAGGAGCGGATGGCGAGGCGATTGTGACCCAGCTTGTGGAGTTTGCGAATAAGGCGAGGAAGAGCGGCATCGTCTCTCTGGACGCTGACCTTGGCACGGTGTCCGATCCTTTTCTGAAGCAGGCATTGATGCTCGCGGTGGATGGCACGGAGCCGAGCGAGGTGCGCAAGATCATGCAACTCGAGCTGGATAACAAGTCGGAAATCGAGGAGAAGATTCCGGCGGTGTTCGAGGCCGCTGGTGGATATTCGCCGACGGTCGGGATCATCGGGGCGGTGCTTGGGTTGATCCAGGTGATGCAGCATCTCGACAACATTGACGAGGTGGGCCGAGGGATTGCGACGGCGTTCGTGGCGACGATTTATGGCGTGGCGATGGCGAACCTGATCTGCCTTCCTGCCGCAGGGAAGCTGAAGTTTCGGCACCGCGAGGAGACGATGATCAAAGAGATGATGCTTGAGGGCGTCGTGTCGATCCTCGAGGGGATGAATCCCCGCATGATTGAGACCAAGCTGAGGACCTACCTGTTCGAACACAAGCCGGCCCCGGCGACGGGCAAGGTGGCGGAGGCGACTGCATGA
- a CDS encoding succinate dehydrogenase translates to MAAAAPPAPPASAPLHGVQPLRAGQGHSFLWRKLHSLSGIVPIGAFLVEHIVSNFETMNGPLAYAQQVKFLNALPLVRVLEWGLIFIPLAFHALYGVWIAFRGRVNVNVYPWAGNYAYIAQRVTGLIAFVYIIQHVWRQRFSGVSLPENPAMAFHKVQVELSNPWMLAIYVIAMVATCWHFAYGIWLFAAKWGITPGERARKRSGYVCGAFGAALCVMGLMSIWAVAFNPAYKDAPIPYMPSQPAGVVEPAPASVVPGTTNPQQPGNVQ, encoded by the coding sequence ATGGCCGCTGCCGCCCCTCCCGCACCCCCTGCTTCCGCTCCGCTACACGGAGTGCAACCGCTTCGTGCGGGGCAGGGTCACTCGTTCCTGTGGCGGAAGCTGCATTCGCTTTCGGGGATCGTGCCGATCGGGGCGTTCCTGGTGGAGCATATCGTCTCGAACTTCGAGACGATGAATGGGCCCCTGGCTTATGCGCAGCAGGTGAAGTTCCTGAACGCGCTGCCGCTGGTGCGGGTGCTGGAGTGGGGTCTGATCTTTATCCCGCTGGCGTTTCATGCGCTGTATGGGGTTTGGATTGCGTTTCGCGGGCGGGTGAACGTGAACGTTTATCCGTGGGCGGGGAACTATGCCTACATTGCGCAGAGGGTGACGGGGCTGATTGCGTTCGTCTACATCATTCAGCATGTATGGCGGCAGAGGTTCTCGGGCGTAAGCCTGCCGGAGAACCCGGCGATGGCGTTCCACAAGGTGCAGGTGGAGTTATCGAATCCGTGGATGCTGGCGATCTATGTGATCGCGATGGTGGCGACCTGCTGGCACTTCGCTTACGGGATCTGGTTGTTCGCGGCGAAGTGGGGCATCACCCCGGGTGAGCGGGCGCGGAAGCGTTCGGGGTATGTGTGCGGGGCGTTTGGCGCGGCGCTTTGTGTGATGGGGCTGATGAGCATCTGGGCGGTGGCGTTCAATCCGGCTTATAAAGATGCTCCGATTCCTTATATGCCATCGCAGCCTGCGGGTGTGGTTGAGCCTGCTCCGGCGAGCGTGGTGCCGGGCACTACGAATCCGCAGCAGCCTGGGAATGTTCAGTAG